The nucleotide window AATTGAAAATTAATCCCTAATTTACGATTTTGCAACTAAAATCATATAGTGCCATTTTACCAAAACTAAAAATATCATGTGGAATCGTTTTTTTATATTTTTTTTGTTTGTAGCAATGTTTGCTTGCAAATCTAAAGAGGAAGAAAATATTGAGCCTCAACCCTCAGAAGAGTGGGAGTTTGCATCACCCGAAGAACTAAACTGGAATACAAGCAAACTAGAAGAGCTAAAAACTTTTTTAATAGACCAAAATACAAAATCTTTCATGGTTTTGGTAGATGATAAGATAGTGGTAGAAGAGTATTTTAATGGACATAATCAAAATGATACGTGGCAATGGAATAGTGCAGGGAAAGTTTTAGTAACTACTACCATTGGAATAGCTCAACAAGAAGGCTTACTCAACATAAATGATAAAGTATCAGATTACTTAGGAACAGGTTGGACAGATATGCCAATAGAGAAAGAAAATTTAATTACTATCAAGGATTTGCTTAGTATGACTTCAGGTATTGATGATACAAAGCAATTGGTCATAAAATCAAACCTTACCTATGTAGCTGACGCAGGAAGCAGATGGGCGTATGGAAATGTTTTTCAAAAGTTAATAGATGTGGTAACAGAAGCAAGCAATCAAGATTTTAAGGATTACTTTGATGAGAAAGTGTCTAATAAAATTGGAATGAATGGATTTTGGGATTATGGCTTGATTTTTAAAATCTACCATAGCGATACTAGGAGTATGGCTAAATTTGGTCAGTTTGCTATCAATAAAGGCAAATGGAAAGAAGAACAGATTTTGAATAATGACTTTTTCAATGAAAGTGTTAGCTCTTCTCAAAACATGAACCCCTCCTATGGCTATATGTGGTGGCTCAATGGAAAGTCTAGTTTTATGACTCCACAGAGCCAACTTGTATTTGATGGGGCTATCGTTCCCAATGCTCCTAATGATATGTATGCTGCTATGGGAGCTTCGGAGCAAAGGCTGTATCTTGTACCAAGTAAGAATATGATAGTAATCAGAATGGGAGAAAGTACCTCTGTTTCAGAATCTGAATTTGCTATATCAGAGTTTGATAATGTTTTTTGGCAAAAACTAAATGAAGTCATTAACTAAGCTAGTAAGAGGTCTGTTTGATAGCTTCCCATTTTTTCATAGTCATTTCAAACTTTATCTCATTATTAGACAAAATTTCGCTTTCCTTCCATCCTAATTTTCTGTAAAAAGTCTCGGCTCTTGACTGTTTTTCTGTGGAGAGCCAAACTTTTTCTTTGCCTTGCCCAAAATACCACTCTAACATTTGATTTTGAAGCTGTGTGCCAATTCCCATTTTTTCATAGTCAGGGTGTATAAATAAAGCCCAAATATTAGATTCTTTCAAGTCAGCAATAGCAAAACCTTGTATTTTTCCATCCACTTCACAAACCCAACCTTTTCCTCTAATAGTCACAAATTCCTCACAATCTTTGTCAGTTACCAAACTTGGATTAGATAATACATTTTCTTTGACGGAGTGTCTAACTATTTGAATCTGTGATATGTCTTCGATGTTGGCTTCTCTTATGATATGAGTTTGCATAGAGTTGTATATTTTATATTAATGCAAGTCAGTTTCCCACTCTTCATAAGGAGGACTAACTTCAAAACTAGAGTCATAATAAGAACGAATATAGTCAGTAGCTCTTTTTTCTGCATATTTTGCATTCAAAACAGTCCCCTCCTCATCGATTTCAATAACATTGGCAAAAATAGCAAAAGTTTTTTCTATGGCACTTGGTTCTGTACCATAAAGATTTATATAATCTATTCCTTCAAGATTATAATGTGTTCCACTTGCCATAAAATAAGCAAATGTTCTTAAAGCTCCACTGAATGAATGGCTTAGTTTCATACTATTTTTTTAAAAAATATTTTATGGAATTAGTTTCCATATCTTCTATTTGCTATTTCATTTTTTACTTCTTTCCAGTTTACCTTTTTAAAATGCTCATAATAGTCTTCCTTAGCTGGCTGTTTCAAATTCATTCCTCCTTTATGTGGATACGAAACATAGGCACTCGCAGGTTTAGGTAAGCTATTTGTACATTCGTCTGAGCAGGAGTTTACCAGTAAGGGTAATACATCTTTTCCTATCCACAATGAAATCCATAATTGATTTGTCTTCTCTTGTTTAATTTTCTTTTTACAAACACTACAATTTATAATTTCACTATCATATCTGACTGGATTGTTTGTTAGGTCTGGAAAAGGTCTTCTGTAATTATAATTTCCGTATAAAGCTCTTGTGCTTATTGTGCTGTCCCTTATCTTTTTACAGTTGATAATCTCATAAGGAAACCAATGTAAATCATAAGAAGTGTAAGGGTAAAAACCTTTTAACGATTCCATTTCTCCTATTTCTGGTGGAATACGTTTTAGTTTACTTCCATAGAGCCAGATTTTTTTTACTTTTTTGAGTTTGGCAATCGTTTTTGGAAGTGTATAAATTTGAGAGTAAAGTTCCTTTCCTAAATACTTGTAAGGATGAAATTCTTCAATTCCTTCTTCTGCTACTTTCTCCACATACTCACATAGTTTTTTCCAAGCCAAAGAGGTTTCATCTTGGACATTGTTTTCTATATTTACTAATTTCTCTTCATAGTCTGAATCCATGAGTTTTTTGATTTAATTACTTATCATTTTTTACTGATTGTCCAAAGAAGTAACCCAAAATTAGAAGAAAAGCACTTTCAACAATATTTGATATTTCTGTTCCTGTAAACATAGCAACTATAAAACTAATGCTCATTATCAGTAACAGAAAACCTCCTAAAATTGACGCAATAGACTCTTTCCCAAATATCCTTAGCCATATCTGCGACCTTTTATCAAAAATATCTAGCTTATCTTTCGTTAGTTCAAGCTCTTTCTTTTCAGAATTAAACCTTGCTTCTTCCTCATCTAGCCTCTCCTTTTCTATTTTAAACTCACCTGTTTGTTCTCTTAATTCGTTTAGTTCTTGAGTTAGCTTTTGCCTTAAATCGTCTTCAGAAATAGCATTTACTAACTCGTAGATAGAAGTTATTTTTTTATCTTCTGTTTTACTGCTAATTTCGTTGATGATTGCTTTCTTTATATCAAGAAGGAAGTGTGTAGCGTTATAAGAAAAACTTAAAAAGTAATCTTCTTCATTGATGAACTCCTCTCTGAGAAAATCTACTCCTAGTTTATATGAGAAATGTAACTCAGAATCATGATTTGTCAAAATATCATCTATCTTATTTTTTATTTGATTTAACTCATTAATAGAAAGAGTTTCTAACTTCGATTTAGAAGTATTTAGAATAGCAAATTTTTTCTTAATGCTGTCTTGAGAAACACTCATAAAATAATTTTGTGCTTCTTCTTTAGTTTTGAACTTTCTCATATTGATTGAGTATTGTAAGAAATAATTTGTTCTTGTTTACCTGTTAAAGCAAACAAGAACAAAAAATTCTAAACCTTCTTAGGCTTATAAACCTCCGTAGGAAAAGGATTTTTCTCTATGCGTTCGTTTCCAATTTGTTGGAAGGAAGAAGAAATCCAACCTCCACCCACAACATCATCGCCATCATAAAAAACAGCAGACTGCCCAGGAGCAATGGCATCGACAGGCTCGTGGAAAAGAACTGTTATTTCGTCGCCATTTTGGGTAAGCGTAGCAGAAGCTCCAACGTGATGCACCCTAACTTTGGTTATGGTTTGGAGTTCGCCTTCAATTTTTGCAAACTTTTGTAAGTTGAGTTTCTTTACAACCATTCCATCTCTATATAAATCTTCTTTGAAACCTAAAATAACCTCGTTGGTATCTTTTTTAATCTCAACAACATAAGCAGGCTCGCCAAGTGCAATGCCTAAACCTTTTCTTTGTCCGACAGTATAAAATGGATAACCTTTGTGTTTTCCGATAACCTCACCAGTTGTCATGACAAAATTTCCTTCTCCTACTTTTTCCTCTAAATCTGGAACTCGTCTTTTCAAGAAACTACGATAATCATTGTCTGGAATAAAACAGATTTCATACGATTCTGATTTCTTGACAAGCTCATCAAAACCTCTATCCAATGCCATCTGACGGATTTGTGCTTTGGTAAGATTGCCTAAAGGAAGCATTGTTCTACTCAAACTCTCTTGTGAAACGCCCCACAAAACATACGATTGGTCTTTTTTAGTATCGACACCTTTCGAAACTACAAAACGTCCGTTTTCTTCTCTAATATTGGCATAATGACCCGTCGCAATGTACTGACAACCCAAATTATCAGCACGACGTAAAAGTGCATCCCATTTGATATGCGTATTGCAAAGCACACACGGATTAGGTGTTCTGCCTTCCATATATTCTTCTGTAAAATAATCGATGACGTAATCGCCAAATTCGGAGCGAATATCCAAAATATAATGTGGGAAACCCAAATCAACAGCTATCGAACGAGCATCGTTAATAGAATCTAGGCTACAACAGCCTGTTTCTTTTTTCATATTGCCACCAGAAGCAGCATAATCCCACGTTTTCATGGTCATTCCGATGACTTCATAACCTTGTTCGTGTAGCAAAACGGCTGCCAACGAACTATCAATTCCACCACTCATGGCGACCAAAACTCTTCCTTTTGAGTTTGGATTTGGAGTATTTATATTTTTCATAGTATTGTTTTTTGAAATGGATTCAAAGTCCATTAAAAACGTGTAACACAGGCTTTCTAACCTGTGTAAAATAATTAAAAACAGACAGGCTAGAAGCCTATCCTACGGTTAAGAAATCGACTTCCTAACCTTTTGTGTGTATTCACGAATAGCTGTACGTGCGTCAATGCTGTCTTTTGCCATTTTTTCTTTTACCCAAACAGCTGCAATAACGTGCGTAAACTGCTCGCCTTCGTCCTCGCCTTTTACTTCTAAGCTATGCTCTTCACCTTCTTCCATAGCATTTTCGGCTTTTTGGAGTTCTTCTAAAGAGTATTTTTCTACTAATTCTTTAATTGCTGGTATTTTCATTTTTTGATTTATGATTTCATTTCTAGCGCAAGATTTTATCTTGTGCTTACTTACACATTTGCAAGCATAATACTTGTTAAAAAAGAGTGTCCAAGCAGGAAGCTTGAACAAGAGAATCATTAATTAAAGTTTCTCTAAAAGTTCTACTACGCCTTCTTCTTTACTTGTCGAAACGCCTTCTACAAACTCGCCATTTTTAAAGATGGCAAAGAAAGGAAGATTTTTTACACCTGCTAGATTTCTAGTTTCTGGATTGTGTTCAGCATCAACATCTAAAAAAGCAATGTTTTCGAAACGCTCGTCATTAGAAAGACGTTTGTATTTAGGTTTGATAAGGCGACAAGAGCCACACCATCCTGCATAATATTTTACAATTACTTTTTCGTTTTGGTTCAAGTTTTCTTTTACGTTCGAATCGTCTATGTCTATAACTGCCATATCTTGAATTATAAATTATTAGTGATTAAAATTATAAATGTAAAATGCCTCTACACTATTTGATTTGCAAATTTACGAACAAAAAAATAAATAGCTTTTTGTTCTGCCTAAACAACTTTTGTAAAATGTTTATGTTTTAGAATATTTGAGTGGGATAAGTTTTAGATGATTAAGTTTTATTTTTTTGTAAATAACATTTTGATAGGTGTGAAATTCTCTTTGTCCTTTCCTAATATTTTATCCATTTCTGGATCAACATAATAAGCTGTAAACGAAGTGTCTGTTTTGCTTTCCAATTTCCAGTAGTAAGTTTGAACATTTCGGTATCTAGGATTTATGCTAAATAACTTGAGTGTGTCTTGATTGAAGTCCCAACCAGCAATAGGTACAGATGCAAAACTGGTAGTCTCTTTTTTTCCATTGGGTAAGATAACTCCTGTTTCTTGATTTCCACTACGATCAGAATTTAGAACGAGTTCAAAAAAATCAGATTGAGGCGTATTTTTTCTGGGTATAATAGCTGTCCAATTTCCTATTAATTTTTTATCTTCTTCATTATTCCAATAAAACTCTTCTTCTTTGATTGGAATATCTAATTCATAACTATTACGGACTACTGTCATAGAAATTTCTCCTGTTATTTCTATCCTAAAAGGTATCAAAATACCAGAGATATTTCTATAATCACTGAAACTAGATATAAAATAAGTATCTATTATTCTTGTTAGAAGACCTGTTTTTTTATCAAATTCTTCAATGCTACTTCTACCATCATTTTCTATTACTCTAATACGATATACTTCTACAGAATCTTCCTTTTTCTTTTCACCTAGAAATTCCATTTTTTTATTATCTTTTAATAATGCTTGTTCCCCTACTATGTAAAGAGCATCTTTACTACTTTGTAGGTGTTTTTGAGGCAGTGCAATAACATACTCTGGTGTTTTTGAAATACCAACACTATCTATTTGTATTATAGTCTGTCCATTATCAAGTAATTCACAATTGAATTTTCCGTTGATTTTTAGAACCTCTTTTCTTGTGCTGTCTCCGTTAGCATATGCAGTCATAATACATTTTGCTGTTCTTCCAATTGGTAAGTTATCTTCTCCTCCAACGGCTGCAATATAATTCTCTACAACCTGTCTAGCATTAGTAGGAGAGGGGTAAGGGAGTTTTGATTTCTTTTCAGTATATGAAGAGAAAAGTAAAGTTATAAATACAAATGATAATATGATTGTAGGGTATAAAGAACGCATAGTATTAATTTAGAGATAGAATTAAAGATGAAAATCCATAAATATTATACTACAAATATATTCAAATCAGTACAGTTTATCTATTTTCATAATTTTATTGTTAATAAATTTAATTGGTTTTAATAAAAAAACAATCCGTACTTTTGTACTCACATTCATTTATCACTAACCATTCATTATTATTAAATGCTTTCTGTCATCATTCCTATCTACAACGAATCATTGAATATTCATCTGCTTCATGAAAGACTTACAAAAGTGGTTTCTAAATTGGCAAACACGTATGAACTTATTTTTATAAATGATGGAAGCAAGGATAATTCTTTAGAATTGGTAAAGGAGCTTTCTTTGAAAGATAAAAATGTGAAATTCATTGATTTGAGCCGAAATTTCGGTCATCAGATTGCTGTAAGTGCAGGCTTAGATTATTGCAAAGGAGATACAGTTGTTATTATTGATGCTGATTTGCAAGACCCACCCGAACTTATTGAACCGATGTGGGAAAAGCTCAAAGAAGGTTATCAAGTAGTATATGCCAAGCGCAGAGCAAGAGCAGGCGAAGGCTATTTGAAAAAATGGACGGCAAAAATGTTTTATCGTCTGCTTTCCAAGATTACTTCATTTCCTATTCCTGTTGATACGGGCGATTTTAGAATTATGGATAGAAGAGTGGTAGATGGACTAAAGCAAATGAAAGAAAACCATAAATTTTTGCGTGGACAAATTGCTTGGATTGGTTATAAACAAACGTATGTAGAATACGACAGAGCTGAGCGAAATGCAGGTGTTACAGGATATTCTTACAAAAAAATGATAAATCTTGCACTCAATGGAATTACTGCTTTTTCAAATATTCCTATAAAATTTGTTACTATTTCTGGTTTTGTAGTTTCTGCGATTGCCTTTTTGATGATAGTTTATTCATTTATTGCGAAGTATTTTATTGTAGAAGGTTATGTGAGTGGTTGGTCGTCTATCATGGTTAGCATTATGTTTTTGGGAGGTGTTCAGCTTATTAGCTTGGGAATTATTGGAGAATATATCAGTAGGATTAATACAGATGTAAAACAACGTCCTCTTTATTTTGTGGCAGAAACCAATGCAGCACAAGAAGACAAAGCCACAGAGAGATAAGATTTTGAGAATTTAATCGATGAATAGTTATCTAATCTGTAACGAAATGCGTATTTTTGGCAAAATTGTCTAATTTTTCCTTGTTTATTTTTAGGGCTGCTTATAGATTTTTTTAAAATGGAAGAACCAATTAATTATATTTTGTATGGAAGCATCTTAGTTACATTACTTGTAGTGATTTTGATTGTATTTCTATTCAGAAGAAAAATTATGCTTTTCTTGATGACTAACTTTTCTGATAAAGCAGTCAAGACAAAAGTCTTGGAAGTGTTGGAAGGCGATACGATAGTAGTAGATATTCCTAAAAATACGATACAACCAAATTCGGAAACCATTTCTGTAAATGCTGAAAACGAAACTACTTGGACTGTTCGCTTGATTGGTGTAGATACGCCTGAAAGTCGTGCTTCACTTTATATTGATGAAGCTCCCTTCGGACAGGAAGCATTAGCCTATGTAGAAGAAAGACTAACAAAGAACAAAGAGATAATTTTGGTGTTTGATGAGCATTTATTTGATAAATTTGGAAAACATCTAGCTTATCTTTATCTGCCTTCTGGAGAATGTCTGAACAAAACCATTCTTAAAGAAGGCTATGGTTGGACAAGAAATCATGCCTTTGATATAAAATTCAAATCAGAGTTTGAAAAAACACAAGAAAAAGCAAGGCAAAAGCAAAAAGGACTTTGGAATATTTATATCACAAAAGGAATCTTGAAAGAAGAATACAAAGAGTCAGAACACTATAAAGAGTATAGAAAAAGAGTGGACGAAAATGAGTGAAAAAATGGATAATGGACAATTAACAATTAGAAAATCAATCTTATTTTAAATATTCAATGGAAATCATCAAGCGTTATTTTCCTAACCTTACAGAAAAACAACTAGAACAATATTCAGCCTTACAAAATTTGTACGCTGAATGGAACGAAAAAATCAATGTTATTTCACGAAAAGATGTAGATAACCTTTACGAAAGACACGTTTTACACTCAATGAGTATTGCAAAAATAGTGGAGTTTGACCCAAATGATAATATTATCGATATCGGAACGGGTGGAGGTTTTCCCGGTATTCCTTTGGCTATTTTATTTCCACAAACACAGTTTCATTTGGTAGATTCTATTGGAAAGAAAATACGAGTAGTAACTGAAGTTGCAAAAGAAATCGGATTAGAAAATGTAGTGGCAGAACAAATGAGAGTAGAGAAGGCAAAGAAAAATAATTATGATTTTGCTGTTACTCGTGCAGTTGCTCAAACCTCAAAACTATATAATTGGATAAAACCTGCTCTTCGAAAAAATAAGCCTTCTTTGGTTGAAGAAGGAGAGTTCAAACACGGCATTTTAGCTCTCAAAGGAGGAGATTTGAAGGAAGAATTATCTGAATTTAAACACCACACACGTTTGTACAATCTTAGTGATATGTTTGAAGAAGAGTTTTTCGAAACAAAGAAAATTTTATACGTGCCGATTTAAAGTAAAGTTATGACTAACGCCCAACGCAAGTTTTTACGTTCTCTCCAACAAAAAAAAATACGAAAACAAGAAAATGCTTTCTTGATAGAAGGTAGAAAAATTGTTACTGAAACACTTTTAGCCAAATCATCTGCTTACAAAGTGAAACAGCTTTTTGCTACACAAGAATTTTTAGAAAAGTTAGAAAGTAAAAATATTTTGAATAGCAAAGTGAAAGAAGGTGTTGAAATTATTTTATCTACTCAAAAGCAGCTTTCAGAGTCTGGTTCTTTAAAGTCTAACAATGCTGCGATTGCAGTAGTAGAGATTCCTAATGTAGAAGTTCCAAAAAAGTTAGAAAATTTGGCTTTGCTATTGGAAAATATCAATGACCCTGGAAATTTGGGAACGATTATCAGAATTGCAGATTGGTACGGCATAGAAACTATTTTTTGTTCTGAGCAAACTGTAGATTTATACAATCCCAAAACGCTTTCTTCTACGATGGGTTCTTTCCTTCGTGTAAATGTTCATTACGGAGATGAGTTTGAGTTTTTAAAACTTGCAGAAGGAAATAGCTTTGGAGCATTTTTAGACGGACAAAATGTTCATCAGATGAGCTTCCCAAAAAAAGGAATTTTAGTCATCGGAAGCGAATCGCACGGCATATCTGAAAAACTAGGAAAAGAAATTTCAAATAAAATAACTATTCCTAGTTTTGCAAAAGACACAGAAAGTGCAGAATCTCTAAACGCTGCCATCGCTACAGCTATTATTTGTGATAATTGGAGGAGGAACTGATTTTTTCTGTTTCTTCATGTATCTGAAATTTGTAAATAGTATACTCAAAAATGCTATCCAATAAAGCATAGAAAACAAGGTGAATTTTGCTTTTCGGATTTTCTGTTTTTTCTTAAGTTCTTTTACTTTAGTCTCTTTTTGAAAATTGGTATAATCTGCATATTCTCCTCTATTATTTTGAACAAAATATATTTCAGTATTTTTCAGAGCTAAACCTGCTTCAAATGCTTTATAGAAAAAGGCAATAGCCAAAACACCTAGTAAAACAGAAATTAATTTGTATTTAATCTTATTTTTTATCAGTGTTTTAACTATAAAACCAAGAAGAAAAGGAAACGATAACGGAATCAAACTAAATAGATTCATAATTTTAAGGAATTGTAGTTCTGTTGTCTTCAACAATCTCAAAAGTGAAGTAGTCATTTCTCTTCTCGTCTTTCGAAATCAATCTGACTCTTTTTCCTTTTATAGCAAATGTTTTGAAGTCTTTTCTATTAAAAACCTTCCCATCTAAGAGAATTGTATCTCCCTTGAGTTTGTACTCTCCATAGGCGTAGGAATATTTTTCGGAATGGCAGCAAGTTTCTCTCAATACACAATGCCCATCTGTTTTAAACTTAATTTGATGATGTTCATTTTCTATCACAAATAAATTTGTAACTTCTGTCTCGTTTGGTAGGATTCCAAACAGTGCCATAAAAAATACAAAGAGTATAGGGCATAAATAAAACAGACTGCTAAATATTCCTTCATAGGAGGAACTAAAACGAGATGGATAAAAACTACAAGTAGGTAAAAACCCAACCCAAACCAATAAAGAGATTTTAAACTTTTCAAGCATAGTTATAGAAGATTAGATGAACAGAAATTTGATTGATGTAAAATGCTAATTCTGATTATTCTCCACCTCTTCCACAGGAGAAACTAATTCTTGTTTATGTACATCTTTAAAGAGTAACATGTCTTTCAAATTCTCTTCTCGTTCTGTCTCAAAACCACAGGTTTCTTCCCAGTTTTTAGGGTTTCTGTATGTTCCGAAAAGCATATCCCACCAAACAATATCGCCGTAGTTGTATTTGTGTTTTTGATATTCGTGATGAATACGGTGCATCTCTGGTCGTTGGAAAATATAGCCTACCCACTGAGGTGTTTTGACGTTGGTATGATAGAAAAACTCCCCTAAAGCTGTACAGAGGGTATAAAATGCACCAGCTTCTACGCTCAATCCTAAAAAAGTAAATACCAAAAGGCTTCCAATGATAGAATTGACCATCATTTCTAAAGGATGTTTGTAGAATGAAGTAATGACTTCCAAACGCTGTGGACTGTGGTGGATTTGATGAAAATGAAGCCATAGAAAATCAAATTCGTGTCTCCAACGATGCCACCAATAAAAAACAAAAGTGGCAATTACGTAGGCAATAACTCCACCTAACCAAGCTGGAACATGTGCAGAAAGTGAAAACACAGAAACCGAAGAGAGCCATTTTTCCCAAGTATAACCAGCCAAAATAACGATAAGTAGTTGTACAAAATTGACTGCCAAAACTCTAAGTGTCCAAGTAGGAACTTTAGGAAGTTTCCAACCTGGGACAAGTCTTTCAAGAACGAAGCAAAATGCAAAAACGCCAAAAATAATAAGTAATGTCATAATTGAAAAGAAGTTTAGTGAAACAAAGTGAGCTAGATATAGCTCTTAACTTCTCCAAAATTATGTGATTCAAGACTCAATCCATTTGATACATGTCAAAAAGCGAGGTTACATCTAATAATATTGACACAAAAAAATCTGAAAACTACACGTAGTAATTTTCAGACTTATATTTTTAATAAAGGTCAGACCGACAGGTCAGTACCGATAATGAAATAATTTCTCAATTTTCAGTAAACTTTCTATCAGACATATAATCCAATCGCAAAGAAATGACAAATACTTCCCCCTAGTACAAATAAATGCCAAATGGCGTGATGGAAAGGTAATTTTTCCCAAACAAAAAATACTACACCAAGAGAATAAGAAAGTCCACCTATTCCAAGCCAAATTAGTCCTCCTGTGGCTAAGTTTTCAAAGAAAGGCTGTACAGCTACAATAGCCATCCATCCCATAGAAACATAGAGAATGACAGAGAAAAGTTTTGACCTT belongs to Bernardetia sp. and includes:
- a CDS encoding thioredoxin family protein, whose amino-acid sequence is MAVIDIDDSNVKENLNQNEKVIVKYYAGWCGSCRLIKPKYKRLSNDERFENIAFLDVDAEHNPETRNLAGVKNLPFFAIFKNGEFVEGVSTSKEEGVVELLEKL
- a CDS encoding leucine-rich repeat domain-containing protein; amino-acid sequence: MDSDYEEKLVNIENNVQDETSLAWKKLCEYVEKVAEEGIEEFHPYKYLGKELYSQIYTLPKTIAKLKKVKKIWLYGSKLKRIPPEIGEMESLKGFYPYTSYDLHWFPYEIINCKKIRDSTISTRALYGNYNYRRPFPDLTNNPVRYDSEIINCSVCKKKIKQEKTNQLWISLWIGKDVLPLLVNSCSDECTNSLPKPASAYVSYPHKGGMNLKQPAKEDYYEHFKKVNWKEVKNEIANRRYGN
- the rsmG gene encoding 16S rRNA (guanine(527)-N(7))-methyltransferase RsmG: MEIIKRYFPNLTEKQLEQYSALQNLYAEWNEKINVISRKDVDNLYERHVLHSMSIAKIVEFDPNDNIIDIGTGGGFPGIPLAILFPQTQFHLVDSIGKKIRVVTEVAKEIGLENVVAEQMRVEKAKKNNYDFAVTRAVAQTSKLYNWIKPALRKNKPSLVEEGEFKHGILALKGGDLKEELSEFKHHTRLYNLSDMFEEEFFETKKILYVPI
- a CDS encoding GNAT family N-acetyltransferase, with amino-acid sequence MQTHIIREANIEDISQIQIVRHSVKENVLSNPSLVTDKDCEEFVTIRGKGWVCEVDGKIQGFAIADLKESNIWALFIHPDYEKMGIGTQLQNQMLEWYFGQGKEKVWLSTEKQSRAETFYRKLGWKESEILSNNEIKFEMTMKKWEAIKQTSY
- the mnmA gene encoding tRNA 2-thiouridine(34) synthase MnmA, with the translated sequence MKNINTPNPNSKGRVLVAMSGGIDSSLAAVLLHEQGYEVIGMTMKTWDYAASGGNMKKETGCCSLDSINDARSIAVDLGFPHYILDIRSEFGDYVIDYFTEEYMEGRTPNPCVLCNTHIKWDALLRRADNLGCQYIATGHYANIREENGRFVVSKGVDTKKDQSYVLWGVSQESLSRTMLPLGNLTKAQIRQMALDRGFDELVKKSESYEICFIPDNDYRSFLKRRVPDLEEKVGEGNFVMTTGEVIGKHKGYPFYTVGQRKGLGIALGEPAYVVEIKKDTNEVILGFKEDLYRDGMVVKKLNLQKFAKIEGELQTITKVRVHHVGASATLTQNGDEITVLFHEPVDAIAPGQSAVFYDGDDVVGGGWISSSFQQIGNERIEKNPFPTEVYKPKKV
- a CDS encoding sterol desaturase family protein; translated protein: MTLLIIFGVFAFCFVLERLVPGWKLPKVPTWTLRVLAVNFVQLLIVILAGYTWEKWLSSVSVFSLSAHVPAWLGGVIAYVIATFVFYWWHRWRHEFDFLWLHFHQIHHSPQRLEVITSFYKHPLEMMVNSIIGSLLVFTFLGLSVEAGAFYTLCTALGEFFYHTNVKTPQWVGYIFQRPEMHRIHHEYQKHKYNYGDIVWWDMLFGTYRNPKNWEETCGFETEREENLKDMLLFKDVHKQELVSPVEEVENNQN
- a CDS encoding RNA methyltransferase; amino-acid sequence: MTNAQRKFLRSLQQKKIRKQENAFLIEGRKIVTETLLAKSSAYKVKQLFATQEFLEKLESKNILNSKVKEGVEIILSTQKQLSESGSLKSNNAAIAVVEIPNVEVPKKLENLALLLENINDPGNLGTIIRIADWYGIETIFCSEQTVDLYNPKTLSSTMGSFLRVNVHYGDEFEFLKLAEGNSFGAFLDGQNVHQMSFPKKGILVIGSESHGISEKLGKEISNKITIPSFAKDTESAESLNAAIATAIICDNWRRN
- a CDS encoding glycosyltransferase family 2 protein; the protein is MLSVIIPIYNESLNIHLLHERLTKVVSKLANTYELIFINDGSKDNSLELVKELSLKDKNVKFIDLSRNFGHQIAVSAGLDYCKGDTVVIIDADLQDPPELIEPMWEKLKEGYQVVYAKRRARAGEGYLKKWTAKMFYRLLSKITSFPIPVDTGDFRIMDRRVVDGLKQMKENHKFLRGQIAWIGYKQTYVEYDRAERNAGVTGYSYKKMINLALNGITAFSNIPIKFVTISGFVVSAIAFLMIVYSFIAKYFIVEGYVSGWSSIMVSIMFLGGVQLISLGIIGEYISRINTDVKQRPLYFVAETNAAQEDKATER
- a CDS encoding serine hydrolase domain-containing protein; protein product: MWNRFFIFFLFVAMFACKSKEEENIEPQPSEEWEFASPEELNWNTSKLEELKTFLIDQNTKSFMVLVDDKIVVEEYFNGHNQNDTWQWNSAGKVLVTTTIGIAQQEGLLNINDKVSDYLGTGWTDMPIEKENLITIKDLLSMTSGIDDTKQLVIKSNLTYVADAGSRWAYGNVFQKLIDVVTEASNQDFKDYFDEKVSNKIGMNGFWDYGLIFKIYHSDTRSMAKFGQFAINKGKWKEEQILNNDFFNESVSSSQNMNPSYGYMWWLNGKSSFMTPQSQLVFDGAIVPNAPNDMYAAMGASEQRLYLVPSKNMIVIRMGESTSVSESEFAISEFDNVFWQKLNEVIN
- a CDS encoding thermonuclease family protein, with the translated sequence MEEPINYILYGSILVTLLVVILIVFLFRRKIMLFLMTNFSDKAVKTKVLEVLEGDTIVVDIPKNTIQPNSETISVNAENETTWTVRLIGVDTPESRASLYIDEAPFGQEALAYVEERLTKNKEIILVFDEHLFDKFGKHLAYLYLPSGECLNKTILKEGYGWTRNHAFDIKFKSEFEKTQEKARQKQKGLWNIYITKGILKEEYKESEHYKEYRKRVDENE
- a CDS encoding DUF6952 family protein encodes the protein MKIPAIKELVEKYSLEELQKAENAMEEGEEHSLEVKGEDEGEQFTHVIAAVWVKEKMAKDSIDARTAIREYTQKVRKSIS